In Thermoleophilia bacterium, one DNA window encodes the following:
- a CDS encoding FAD-dependent oxidoreductase encodes MCRSLRRGVAPQVRIRGLARDLPPGGPCVGTWARWTRDGPMRVVVVGAGLAGLVAARALHEEGHDVTVCEKGRGLGGRLAARQVGGTVVDPGLPILDAPAGGVLARLVHDLGVTDSIEVGDGPGTGGLAWAAGMTRLPMALADGLHVVTGTRIAALRPWGHGFEVVPDQGTTLDGFDAVIVAAPGAEAADLLDSSPGGGIRAADLRAVGYDAAVMVLLGVATPSPDWFMQRPASGGIAYVTNEAAKGRPAVDGVTPFVVCLRPDASERLFDAPDARVLAEVLPEVVRMIGARAKAPAWSHVTRWRYGTVRGRLDTALANPEGTRIVLAGDAVAAGPTLEDVAASGLVAARRIIES; translated from the coding sequence ATGTGCCGCTCGCTACGGCGTGGGGTGGCTCCCCAGGTTCGTATCCGGGGGCTTGCCCGGGACCTCCCGCCGGGCGGCCCGTGTGTGGGCACGTGGGCCCGGTGGACGCGGGATGGTCCGATGAGGGTGGTGGTGGTGGGTGCCGGCCTCGCGGGCCTCGTCGCGGCACGTGCGCTGCATGAGGAGGGCCACGACGTCACCGTGTGTGAGAAGGGCCGGGGGCTCGGTGGTCGGCTGGCCGCGCGCCAAGTGGGTGGGACGGTCGTGGACCCCGGCCTCCCGATTTTGGATGCCCCGGCGGGCGGGGTGCTGGCGCGCCTTGTACACGACCTCGGCGTAACGGATTCGATCGAGGTGGGGGATGGCCCGGGTACTGGTGGTCTCGCGTGGGCCGCCGGGATGACCCGCCTGCCCATGGCGCTGGCCGATGGTCTGCACGTGGTCACCGGCACACGTATTGCGGCCCTCCGCCCGTGGGGCCACGGGTTCGAGGTGGTGCCGGATCAGGGCACCACCCTGGACGGGTTCGATGCCGTCATCGTCGCGGCACCTGGCGCCGAGGCGGCCGACCTGCTCGATTCGAGCCCCGGCGGCGGTATTCGCGCCGCCGATCTCCGGGCGGTGGGATACGACGCGGCGGTGATGGTTCTGCTCGGTGTCGCGACCCCCTCGCCAGACTGGTTCATGCAGCGCCCCGCGTCCGGCGGGATCGCGTACGTAACGAACGAGGCCGCGAAGGGGCGCCCCGCCGTGGACGGCGTCACACCATTCGTGGTGTGCCTCAGGCCGGACGCGAGCGAGCGCCTGTTCGATGCGCCCGACGCTCGGGTACTGGCCGAGGTACTGCCCGAGGTCGTCCGGATGATCGGCGCGCGGGCCAAGGCTCCGGCGTGGTCGCACGTGACGCGCTGGCGCTACGGCACGGTGCGCGGGCGCCTCGACACGGCGCTGGCCAACCCCGAGGGCACCCGGATCGTGCTGGCGGGCGACGCCGTGGCAGCGGGTCCCACGTTGGAAGATGTCGCGGCGAGCGGCCTCGTGGCCGCCCGCCGGATCATCGAGTCCTAG
- a CDS encoding MFS transporter, which translates to MPHGSLHPARTRVFALATAAIAVDTLMFSAIVPALPVYQREMGLSDTEVALIFAAFPVAQLIVGLLGSTWVDRAGRRVALMAGAALLVLAGVGFALAGDPVTLTLARFVLGGAAALTWMGALAAVSDVYPSNQLGFRLGLAETAGGGAGFIGPLLAGVLIASVGVTTTFLIISVVPLLIVAAATYVPETARPSATAPSLTRALVGLAKSPGARAGGLALILLALVESMLEPLLPLDLATRLLLGSASIGVVLALGMGVLFLGAPLGGRWSDRVGRRVPIIVGGTVTTVALPCVAFGPPWWVTIAFAVTLLGAAVMAAPAGPLFTEAVDHMGHAGSYGISAGAIVVVFAAGFTLGPIIGGLLAIVLSFQGVVVVVAVLVAVGTAFIAGLLPGASSAAPRPRG; encoded by the coding sequence ATGCCTCACGGTTCCCTCCACCCGGCCCGTACCCGTGTGTTCGCGCTCGCCACTGCGGCCATCGCGGTGGACACCCTCATGTTCAGCGCCATCGTGCCGGCGCTCCCCGTCTACCAGCGGGAGATGGGGCTGTCCGACACGGAGGTGGCCCTCATCTTCGCGGCGTTCCCCGTGGCGCAACTCATCGTGGGCCTGCTCGGATCGACGTGGGTGGATCGCGCAGGTCGGCGCGTTGCACTCATGGCCGGGGCCGCCCTGCTTGTACTCGCGGGCGTCGGATTCGCTCTCGCCGGCGACCCGGTCACGCTCACCCTCGCGCGCTTCGTGCTCGGTGGCGCCGCAGCCCTCACCTGGATGGGCGCGCTCGCGGCGGTGAGCGACGTGTATCCGTCCAACCAACTGGGATTCCGGCTCGGGCTGGCCGAGACCGCGGGCGGCGGAGCCGGGTTCATCGGTCCATTGCTCGCGGGAGTCCTCATCGCGTCCGTGGGGGTCACCACGACCTTCCTCATCATCTCCGTCGTCCCGCTCCTCATCGTCGCGGCCGCGACGTATGTACCCGAGACCGCGCGACCATCGGCCACGGCACCGTCGCTCACCCGCGCGCTCGTGGGCCTGGCCAAATCACCCGGAGCGCGGGCGGGTGGCCTCGCACTCATCCTGCTGGCGCTCGTCGAGTCCATGCTCGAGCCGCTCCTACCGCTCGACCTGGCCACACGCCTACTGCTCGGATCGGCATCCATCGGCGTAGTACTGGCCCTCGGCATGGGAGTGCTGTTCCTCGGTGCCCCTCTCGGTGGACGGTGGTCCGACCGGGTGGGGAGACGCGTACCCATCATCGTCGGGGGGACCGTCACGACCGTGGCCCTCCCCTGCGTCGCGTTTGGCCCTCCCTGGTGGGTCACCATCGCCTTCGCCGTCACCCTGCTGGGAGCCGCCGTCATGGCCGCCCCCGCCGGTCCGCTGTTCACCGAGGCCGTGGACCATATGGGCCACGCGGGGTCGTACGGAATCAGCGCAGGCGCCATCGTCGTCGTGTTCGCCGCAGGGTTCACCCTCGGGCCGATCATCGGCGGCCTGCTCGCGATCGTTCTCAGTTTTCAGGGCGTGGTCGTCGTGGTGGCCGTGCTCGTGGCCGTCGGAACCGCGTTCATCGCGGGACTCCTACCGGGAGCGAGCAGTGCGGCACCTCGTCCCCGGGGATGA
- a CDS encoding PAC2 family protein, which produces MPEMLSITPPDPPLRDPIVIAAFRGWNDAASAASSAIAAISEQMESETIGHVDPEEFYDFQVTRPMVDLTGPEHTLSWPEVEITAVRVPDGPHDLVLIVGGEPSMRWPTFCRLLLDGVEALGCRRFITLGALLADVPHTRDVTLTVMATRENLVHGLDTRPPSYRGPTGIVGVLHLLAAERGLEAVSLWAPTSHYAAGVVNHKAELALIEGITRVTGVPLDTSGAAVAAADFEERMDQVVAGDPRLRQLVEQLEEAADEDRLDHADLPSGDELAAELERFLRERQDPPPPTAV; this is translated from the coding sequence ATGCCCGAAATGCTCTCGATCACCCCGCCTGACCCGCCGCTTCGCGACCCCATTGTCATCGCGGCCTTTCGGGGCTGGAACGACGCCGCCAGCGCGGCGTCGTCGGCCATCGCGGCCATCTCTGAGCAGATGGAATCGGAGACCATCGGACACGTCGACCCGGAGGAGTTCTACGACTTTCAGGTGACGCGCCCCATGGTCGATCTCACGGGCCCGGAGCACACGCTGTCGTGGCCCGAGGTGGAGATCACGGCCGTGCGCGTGCCGGACGGACCGCACGACCTCGTCCTGATAGTGGGTGGCGAGCCGTCCATGCGGTGGCCCACCTTCTGCCGCCTGCTGCTCGACGGCGTGGAAGCCCTTGGATGCCGTCGCTTCATCACGCTCGGTGCGCTGCTGGCCGACGTTCCTCACACCCGCGACGTGACCCTCACGGTCATGGCCACGCGGGAGAACCTCGTGCACGGCCTCGACACCCGCCCGCCCTCCTACCGGGGCCCCACGGGAATCGTGGGCGTGTTGCACCTGCTCGCCGCCGAGCGGGGTCTCGAGGCCGTATCGCTCTGGGCACCCACGTCGCACTACGCCGCGGGAGTGGTCAACCACAAGGCCGAACTCGCACTGATCGAGGGAATCACCCGGGTGACCGGTGTCCCGCTCGACACCTCGGGTGCCGCTGTAGCCGCCGCCGATTTTGAAGAGCGGATGGATCAGGTGGTCGCCGGCGATCCGCGTCTGCGACAACTGGTGGAACAACTCGAGGAGGCCGCCGACGAGGACCGCCTCGACCACGCCGACCTCCCGTCGGGCGACGAACTGGCGGCCGAGCTCGAGCGGTTCCTGCGCGAACGCCAGGATCCGCCCCCGCCCACCGCGGTCTAG